One Microtus pennsylvanicus isolate mMicPen1 chromosome 3, mMicPen1.hap1, whole genome shotgun sequence DNA window includes the following coding sequences:
- the LOC142847100 gene encoding olfactory receptor 8B8-like — MTRGMASENDSSVKEFILLGLTQQPELQLPLFFLFLGIYVVSMVGNLGLIVLIVLNPHLHTPMYYFLFNLSFTDLCYSSVITPKMLVSFVTQNTISHAECMTQLFFFAFFVIDECFILTAMAYDRYAAICKPLLYKVTMSYQVCFVLMVGGYTMGFVGAMAHTVCMLRLTFCDGNIINHYFCDIPPLLELSCTSTAINELVVFIVVGVSVIVPSLTIFISYTLILSNILRIHSTKGRSKALSTCSSHMIAVSLFFGSSSFIYFKSSPVGSVDQDKISTVFYTVAIPMMNPFIYSLRNKDVKLALSKTLKKRCSFK, encoded by the coding sequence ATGACTCGAGGAATGGCTTCAGAAAATGACTCTTCTGTGAAGGAGTTTATCCTGCTGGGTTTGACACAGCAGCCAGAGCTCcagctgcctctcttcttcctcttcttgggAATCTATGTGGTCTCCATGGTGGGGAACCTGGGCTTGATTGTTCTGATTGTTTTGAACCCTCACctgcacacccccatgtactaCTTTCTCTTCAACCTTTCCTTCACAGATCTCTGCTACTCTTCTGTCATAACACCCAAAATGCTGGTGAGTTTTGTGACACAGAACACCATCTCCCATGCAGAGTGCATGACTCAGCTCTTTTTCTTTGCGTTTTTTGTTATTGACGAATGTTTTATTTTGAcagccatggcctatgaccgATACGCTGCCATCTGTAAACCATTGCTTTATAAGGTCACCATGTCCTATCAAGTCTGCTTTGTATTGATGGTGGGTGGATATACAATGGGATTTGTGGGTGCCATGGCCCATACTGTGTGCATGCTGAGACTCACCTTTTGTGATGGCAACATCATCAATCACTACTTCTGTGACATACCCCCTCTCCTGGAGCTCTCCTGCACAAGTACAGCCATCAATGAGCTGGTGGTTTTCATCGTGGTGGGTGTCAGCGTGATAGTACCCAGTCTCACCATCTTTATTTCTTACACCTTGATCCTCTCTAACATCCTCCGCATCCATTCTACAAAGGGCAGGTCAAAGGCCCTCAGCACTTGCAGCTCACACATGATTGCTGTTTCTCTGTTCTTCGGTTCATCATCATTCATATACTTTAAGTCTTCTCCTGTTGGGTCAGTGGATCAAGATAAGATATCCACAGTGTTTTATACTGTTGCAATTCCCATGATGAATCCTTTCATTTACAGTTTGAGAAACAAAGATGTTAAACTTGCACTGAGTAAGACTTTGAAGAAAAGGTGTTCATTTAAATAG
- the Or10s1 gene encoding olfactory receptor 10S1, with translation MAVKTEYLNQTMVSHFILQGLMYTAEHPGLFFLLFLLIYSITVTGNLLILLTVGSDPHLRSPMYHFLGHLSFLDACLSTVTVPKVMAGLVTLDGKVISFHCCAIQLYCFHFLASTECFLYTVMAYDRYLAICQPLHYPVAMNRRVCAGLAGSTWATGAVHSAIHTSLTFHLLYCGPHHIAYFFCDIPPVLKLACADTTINELVMLANIGVVAAGCLILIIISYVFIVAAVLRIRTAEGRQRAFSTCTAHLTVVLLYYMPPVCIYLQPSSTGAGAGAPAVFYTIITPMLNPFIYTLRNKEVKQALKRLVISKLTKSEIKMRTKRQNLWKSNETSCHIRKPLSYSSSKDFEYCIEHK, from the exons ATGGCTGTGAAGACCGAGTACCTCAACCAGACTATGGTAAGTCACTTCATCCTACAGGGTCTGATGTACACAGCTGAGCATCctggcctcttcttcctcctcttcctcctcatctacAGCATCACTGTGACTGGCAATCTCCTCATTCTCCTTACTGTGGGCTCCGACCCTCATCTCCGCTCCCCCATGTACCACTTCCTGGGCCACCTCTCCTTCCTGGATGCATGTCTGTCTACAGTAACAGTTCCCAAGGTCATGGCAGGCCTGGTGACTTTGGATGGGAAAGTGATCTCCTTCCACTGCTGTGCTATACAACTTTATTGTTTCCACTTCCTGGCCAGCACTGAGTGCTTTTTATACACAGTCATGGCCTATGACCGTTACCTGGCTATCTGTCAGCCCCTGCACTATCCAGTGGCCATGAACAGACGGGTGTGTGCAGGGCTGGCTGGGAGCACGTGGGCCACAGGTGCTGTGCACTCTGCAATTCACACTTCCCTCACCTTCCACCTGCTGTATTGTGGACCGCACCATATCGCCTACTTCTTCTGTGACATCCCTCCAGTGTTGAAGCTGGCCTGTGCAGACACCACCATTAATGAGCTCGTCATGCTGGCAAACATTGGCGTGGTAGCTGCGGGCTgcctcatcctcatcatcatctcCTATGTCTTCATCGTGGCTGCGGTGCTGCGCATCCGCACCGCAGAGGGAAGGCAGCGAGCCTTCTCCACTTGCACAGCGCATCTCACAGTGGTGCTCCTATACTACATGCCCCCTGTCTGCATCTACCTGCAGCCAAGCTCCACTGGCGCAGGGGCAGGAGCCCCTGCTGTCTTCTACACAATAATCACACCAATGCTCAATCCTTTCATTTACACACTGAGGAACAAGGAGGTCAAGCAGGCTTTGAAAAGGTTGGT aatatccaaattaacaaaatcagaaataaaaatgaggacAAAACGACAGAACCTGTGGAAATCAAATGAAACATCTTGTCATattcgaaaacct CTGTCTTATTCTTCTAGCAAAGACTTCGAATACTGTATTGAACACAAGTAG
- the Or10g6 gene encoding olfactory receptor 10G6, translated as MQSSNQTCVSHFILVGLHHPPELGVPLFLAFLLIYLLTVSGNGLIILTVLVDIRLHRPMYWFLCHLSFLDMTISSAIVPKMLAGFLLDSRIISFGGCAIQLFSFHFLGCTECFLYTLMAYDRFLAICKPLHYATIMTRSVCNCLALGTWIGGTIHSLFQTSFLFRLPFCGPNRVDYFFCDIPAILRLVCADTTINELVTFVDIGFLALTCFMLILTSYGYIVEAILRIRSADGRRNAFSTCAAHLTVVIVYYVPCTFIYLRPGSQEPLDGVVAVFYTVITPLLNPIIYTLRNKEMKAALRRLGGHKEVQAH; from the coding sequence ATGCAAAGCAGCAACCAGACTTGTGTGTCTCACTTCATTTTGGTGGGTTTGCACCACCCCCCTGAGCTCGGGGTCCCACTCTTCCTGGCATTCCTGCTCATCTACCTCCTCACTGTCTCTGGCAATGGGCTCATCATCCTCACAGTCTTGGTGGACATCCGGCTCCACCGGCCCATGTACTGGTTCCTATGTCACCTCTCCTTCTTAGATATGACCATTTCTTCTGCTATTGTCCCAAAGATGCTAGCTGGCTTTCTCTTGGATAGTAGAATTATCTCCTTCGGGGGCTGTGCGATTCAACTCTTTAGTTTCCATTTCCTGGGTTGCactgaatgttttctttatacaCTTATGGCTTATGACCGATTCTTGGCCATCTGTAAGCCTTTACACTATGCTACCATCATGACTCGCAGCGTCTGTAACTGCCTAGCTTTGGGCACCTGGATTGGAGGGACCATCCACTCACTTTTTCAAACAAGTTTTTTATTCAGGCTTCCTTTCTGTGGCCCAAACAGAGTTGACTACTTCTTCTGTGACATCCCAGCCATTCTCCGTCTAGTCTGTGCAGACACCACCATCAATGAGTTGGTCACCTTTGTAGACATTGGCTTCTTGGCCCTCACGTGCTTTATGCTCATTCTCACTTCCTATGGCTACATTGTGGAGGCTATCCTGAGGATCCGCTCTGCAGATGGGCGTCGCAATGCCTTCTCTACCTGTGCTGCCCACCTCACTGTGGTCATCGTTTACTATGTGCCCTGCACCTTCATTTACCTACGGCCTGGCTCACAGGAACCTTTGGATGGGGTGGTGGCTGTCTTCTACACAGTCATTACTCCCCTGCTGAACCCCATCATCTACACGCTACGAAACAAAGAGATGAAAGCAGCGTTGCGGAGGCTGGGAGGTCACAAGGAGGTACAGGCTCACTGA
- the LOC142847102 gene encoding olfactory receptor 10G4, whose protein sequence is MSNVSLVTTFFLSGLPHPPALDTMLFVIFLVIYILTVLGNLLILMVIRVDSHLHTPMYYFLTNLSFIDMWFSTVTVPKMLMTLVSPEGGAISFYSCVAQFYSFHFLGSTECFLYTVMSYDRYLAISYPLRYSSLMSGRVCALLAAGTWLTGSLHSAVQTLLIFHLPYCGPNQIQHYFCDGPPILKLACADTAAIEMVIFVNIGVVASGCFMLIVLSYVSIVCSILRIRTSEGRHRAFQTCASHCIVVLCFFVPCVFIYLRPGSRDAVDGVVTVFYTVLTPLLNPVVYTLRNKEVKKALLKLKDKITFSQRQ, encoded by the coding sequence atgtcAAATGTGAGTCTAGTGACCACATTCTTCCTCTCAGGCCTTCCCCACCCACCAGCCCTGGACACCATGCTCTTTGTAATCTTTCTGGTCATTTACATCCTCACTGTATTAGGAAACCTTCTCATCCTGATGGTGATCAGGGTGGATTCCCACcttcacacacccatgtactaCTTTCTCACCAACCTTTCCTTTATTGATATGTGgttctccacagtcacagtgCCCAAAATGCTGATGACCTTGGTGTCCCCAGAGGGTGGGGCTATCTCCTTCTACAGTTGTGTGGCACAGTTCTACTCCTTCCACTTCCTGGGTAGCACTGAGTGTTTCCTCTACACAGTCATGTCCTATGATCGCTACCTGGCCATCAGTTACCCACTCAGGTACAGCAGCCTGATGAGTGGAAGAGTGTGTGCCCTCCTGGCTGCTGGCACCTGGCTCACTGGTTCCCTGCACTCTGCTGTCCAGACTTTGCTGATTTTCCACTTGCCCTACTGTGGACCCAACCAGATCCAACATTATTTCTGTGATGGGCCACCCATTCTCAAGCTGGCCTGTGCAGATACTGCAGCCATTGAGATGGTCATCTTTGTGAATATCGGGGTGGTGGCCTCAGGCTGCTTTATGCTGATTGTGTTGTCTTATGTGTCCATTGTCTGCTCCATCCTGAGGATCCGCACTTCAGAGGGCCGACACAGGGCTTTCCAGACCTGTGCCTCGCACTGCATCGTGGTCCTCTGTTTCTTTGTGCCTTGTGTTTTCATCTATTTGAGGCCAGGATCCAGAGATGCTGTGGATGGGGTGGTGACAGTTTTCTACACAGTGCTGACGCCTTTACTCAACCCTGTTGTGTACACTCTGAGGAACAAGGAAGTGAAGAAAGCGCTGCTGAAGCTCAAAgacaaaataacattttctcaAAGACAGTAA